Part of the Rhizoctonia solani chromosome 2, complete sequence genome is shown below.
CATCCGAAAGGTGAAAACCATAAGGATTTTGGGTATTGACGCACTCGGACGTCTTGGTTCGATTCGAGATAAGTTTGAGGGTGGTAATGGTGTCCTCCGTACGATGGACCTGAAGGGTTCAGCATCGGGATAAATCATATACAGCGAAAAAGCTTACCATATAATCGGAGTTCCAGAACCTATGAGACCCGAGCAACATAATTGAGACCTCAAGCCGATCATTTGAAAAGAATGTACTCACATCCTGTTACCCACAAGTGGACCTGCATTGACTGAAGTTGGTACTGGTTCCAGGTCCCTGACAAATCTTTGTATCTGAGTTTGATTCCATGCATCGCCGAGAGTTCGATAGTTAGGATCCAGAGCTCCGAGGCCTGAGCTTGGCCTAAAGGAAAAGCGTCGCATATGTGATTATTTGTGCTGTCATCTAACTATTCAACGTACTGATTATCCGCAATCGCGAAGGAAATGAACCTAGGAATAACAGTCTGCCAAATCATGCTCTATTAGCCTACCACAACCTGACTATCTTGAATTCGATCTTACATAGTCCCAAAAATGTTTCTTTCTTGAGGGATCGCTAAATACCATCCATTGTGTGCCTCCGAGAAGTAAACCCAGTACATCTCGACTGGCTTCGTCTGCTTGAAATCTCGTGTTGAGGGATTGTATCTCGAATGCTGCCATGTTCCGTGAGCTATATAGAAAAGGTTTAATCCTGGATACAGAGGTGGTACATATAAACGTACAAGACAGCTCCGTAATTGCCTTGACGGTCAGGCGTCAGCGTGGACTCATGGGCTCAAAATAGCCTTCATGCGACTTACCGTTGTATATTATCCCAATGTGCTGATGGAACGAGCCATCTGGCTTTACACCATCCACCCGATCTTCGTCATGAGTGACGAGCTAAGTTCTTCCAGTGAAAACTCCCTAGGATCTTTTAAGTGACTAACCTCTCTATGGACGCGGTCGAACACGCCGTCCAATCTCGTGATGTTTCCTGTACGGTTATTTTCCAACAGTGCACAGGCAATTGCAATTGAAGAGATCTCCAGTGTGTTTGCGCCAGCGGTATAGCTTGGCAGAATATCTCGATAAAATACTGCATCAGAGCGTGCAGTCATTTGGGTACAATTTCCTAACTCTGTAGAGGTCAGGTCATCGCGTAACAATAGACAGGCTGCTCCAGCAGGTCTGGGGACAAGGATCACGTTGCTATTCGAATTTAATTCAGCGCCCATGTGGTTTTATTGTCATGTGTATGTACTTACCTATACCAATTCGTATTCCATAGGCCTGGAGTCCCACACGGGCATAGGTCACCAGCAAGACCCCCTCCATCCAGACATGCTCCATTACCAATTGTGCTGAAGTCATTAGCAAACCAATATTCCATTGCTCGCGATATGATACCCCGCAGTTCCGAGCTTTTAGCATATTCTTCAGCTCCGGGAGCACCATAGTACGCCGCAGACATAGCAAGAATTCGAGTCCAGTGAATGCTGGCTGGCCAATTGGCACGCCGAGCATCACAACCAGTAGTGTAGTTGACGTCTTTCCATGTTCCGTCCTCCTGAATAGTAGACATACTTCAAATGATTGATTAGTGAAAGGCTTAAAACACAAGCCCTGATTGCTCACTAAGATTGAACAAGTTCGGCTGTAGCACCGGACTGGGCAACTGCAGACTCTACTCTTCGCTCGTAGAGCGTCTGAATATCCTTGTCGAGGCCATCTGTCTGCGCGTAGGCTAGTGTCGCGACAGCTACTGCTGTGAGCAGCTGAAAATAAACCATTACAGATCTCAGATCCAAACGAGGAAGAGGGAAACGAGATGAAAAACTGAGTCGGTAGGTAGAACTCCTGGTTCTTATATAGAAGAAGGTAGCAGCCGATCACCAATATTAGTTTCCATAGTCAGGGAAACTTGGGCTGCGTTGCAATAGGGTTTGAATGAACGAGCAAACTAGAACGTGTCAATGTCAGCAATCAGGTGTTGCAAACAAGCATACACTATATTCATCTGTGGAACAGATCGAGCAGAATTTGTGCGTCTTCCCAAGGAACAGGTATCATTCTCTCCGGCACCCTTTTTTTAAATGGTATGAACCAACACGTGTAGTTATTCGCTTGAATATCAATATCATTGGCGTAGAATAGCCCAAGTGAGCTGCTATAAACTACGAGAACCAGTCTTAACTGTTAAGTCTAAATAGTACCAATTGTACAGTACGTTTGTCATTTTAGTGCTACCAAAAATGCTTGGTTTTTCCTATTCTCCGCAGGCGATAATGAGTAAGACCCCGGTTCATACAATCTGACAAATAATTCGCGCGTCTTATTGGAGACCTGCAATTTGCCGCTGTGGGGCTAGCCGGGTATACGGATCACTATAATGCGATCGATAAAGAGTTCTATCCAATCGAATTTGGATCGAATATGTTATACTAGTATACATAATGTATTTGCAACTTGGAATTTAATGCATATATGGCCACTCCAGACAAATTTCACGGCTCAAGGGAGATCGACCACGCGGGGTTGTAGGGTTTCACCCCCCGACCAATCTTCCTTTTACGTTTTGGCAGCTTGGCAGGATTGATGCCATAACTCAGCCTATGCACGATAAAGTTTTTGACGTTGTTACCTGACTACAAGATTCTCGATTAGATTGAGCGTGTTGGTTTCGCTCCATCAGAATCAGCCCATATGGCCGCATCAAGGGCTTCAGCGAATTAAATGAGTGGGTTGCAATGGCGTGGAACAACTAATTAGTTCGACTTCGCGATCCTTAGAGTAATATACATGAAGAATAAAAAAAGCAATCAGATAGAGGGTAATTAATATCATAGCGAACAAAATACAAGGTCAACTCGATTAGCTTTTTCATTGCTTGTACTTCAAAACCCAAGCGTTGACTTCGTCAGCGCCGGCCTCCAACCCATGGGCACTCCGAAGATGTCGACGCAAGTCATACGCTCTACTAAACTTGAATGCACACTT
Proteins encoded:
- a CDS encoding polysaccharide lyase family 8 protein, translated to MVYFQLLTAVAVATLAYAQTDGLDKDIQTLYERRVESAVAQSGATAELVQSYMSTIQEDGTWKDVNYTTGCDARRANWPASIHWTRILAMSAAYYGAPGAEEYAKSSELRGIISRAMEYWFANDFSTIGNGACLDGGGLAGDLCPCGTPGLWNTNWYSNVILVPRPAGAACLLLRDDLTSTELGNCTQMTARSDAVFYRDILPSYTAGANTLEISSIAIACALLENNRTGNITRLDGVFDRVHRELVTHDEDRVDGVKPDGSFHQHIGIIYNGNYGAVFSRNMAAFEIQSLNTRFQADEASRDVLGLLLGGTQWMVFSDPSRKKHFWDYTVIPRFISFAIADNQPSSGLGALDPNYRTLGDAWNQTQIQRFVRDLEPVPTSVNAGPLVGNRMFWNSDYMVHRTEDTITTLKLISNRTKTSECVNTQNPYGFHLSDGVMYQYSTGAEYQDMWATLDWNLAPGSTTDYNVTILNCSKTATFGIDPYAGGVSSGDAGIAAMKYLNPQTQQFSFRKAWLFFSDNVQHVLVNGVVSNSTAPVYSNLDQRLHKGPIYIDDNEITSGNHSGVSSLWHSGTGYVFPKAQETEIWLNAGEKTGEWKSIGTSTQPAYTTDMFAASIVHDSCNLDSPIEYSIFPATSSNEQFKTKASENTPSTIINDGTVSAAIDSKGHLMGAAFWTEGGGSVPVSAMGLTVHVDRPVVLMIKRVDEQSCEVHLADPAHGSGIVKVRLEKLSKGYRHKHRRNDRRQLGHAAGEFYVGARHHHRSELETTNNDVLLEFELPDGGMAGSGVTKVFNCKWA